Proteins from a genomic interval of Medicago truncatula cultivar Jemalong A17 chromosome 3, MtrunA17r5.0-ANR, whole genome shotgun sequence:
- the LOC11406722 gene encoding cysteine-rich receptor-like protein kinase 2 — MVLQLKLIFLTLVYWNILISYADCLVHGDSQTNMLLNGCNIFSYTDANMRRISYENINETFLDLRNQISNQSKHFATSQQQAIDEVKVYSMFQCRNYLSKNDCVACFNTASTEISTCASIGARFIYDGCFLRFETEIFYNQTTQPGNGMLCGNKTAKEGAAFGTIGQKVLMDIQLATPKIKGFFAATKTQVTPGGNSSIYAIAQCAETVTESGCLDCLTVGYNNLQACLPNTDGRAYDAGCFMRYSETPFFADNQTIDITAYLNQETIIGGGVGGSSNKWTIICGVVGGVCLAVIILAILVWLQYTKPKRAPRGNILGATEFKGPVNYKYSDLKIATKNFDGENKLGEGGFGDVYKGTLKNGNVVAVKKLVLGKSNKMAHDFESEVKLISNVHHRNLVKLLGCSIKNQERILVYEYMANSSLDKFLFGNKQGSLNWKQRCDIILGTARGLACLHEEFHISIIHRDIKTSNILLDDNLHPKIADFGLARLLPGDRSHLSTGVAGTLGYTAPEYAIHGQLSEKADTYSYGIVVLEIISGRKSTEVKEDDEDGEYLLKKSWKLHERGMHLELVDKALDPNDYDGEEVKKMIEIALLCTQASAGMRPTMSEVVVLLQTRSLAEHLQPTMPVFVETNLRSREGHSTSTGSSTSNATASFSVLSAR, encoded by the exons ATGGTGCTACAACTTAAACTGATATTCCTAACGTTGGTGTATTGGAACATATTAATTAGTTATGCTGATTGTCTAGTACATGGTGATTCACAAACAAATATGCTATTGAATGGATGTAACATATTCTCCTATACTGATGCAAACATGCGTCGCATATCCTATGAAAACATCAACGAAACTTTTCTAGATTTGAGAAATCAAATTAGCAATCAAAGCAAGCACTTTGCCACATCACAACAACAAGCCATAGATGAGGTAAAAGTATATTCTATGTTTCAATGTAGAAATTACCTCTCCAAAAATGATTGTGTTGCTTGCTTCAACACTGCTTCTACCGAAATCAGTACCTGCGCTTCCATTGGGGCTAGATTTATCTACGATGGGTGTTTCCTCAG ATTCGAGACTGAAATATTCTACAATCAAACAACACAACCTGGGAATGGTATGTTATGTGGAAACAAGACTGCAAAAGAAGGCGCTGCATTTGGAACAATTGGACAAAAAGTGCTAATGGATATCCAATTAGCAACACCTAAAATTAAAGGTTTTTTTGCAGCTACTAAGACACAAGTGACACCTGGTGGAAATAGTTCAATTTATGCCATTGCACAGTGTGCTGAAACAGTCACTGAAAGTGGTTGTTTAGATTGTTTGACAGTTGGATACAACAACTTGCAAGCTTGTCTTCCTAACACAGATGGTAGAGCATATGATGCAGGGTGTTTTATGAGATACTCAGAGACACCCTTTTTTGCTGATAATCAGACCATTGATATCACAGCCTACTTGAATCAAGAAACAATTATAGGTGGTGGTGTTGGAGGTTCAAGCAATAAATGGACCATTATATGTGGTGTTGTTGGAGGTGTATGTCTTGCTGTGATCATTCTTGCAATTTTAGTTTGGTTACAATACACAAAACCCAAGAGGGCTCCTAGAG GCAACATATTAGGAGCAACTGAGTTTAAAGGTCCAGTTAACTACAAGTATAGTGATTTgaaaattgcaacaaaaaaCTTTGATGGTGAAAATAAACTAGGAGAAGGGGGCTTTGGTGATGTATACAAA GGTACTCTGAAAAATGGAAATGTTGTAGCAGTCAAGAAACTAGTTTTGGGAAAATCAAACAAGATGGCCCATGATTTTGAAAGTGAAGTAAAGCTTATAAGCAATGTTCATCATAGGAATCTTGTTAAACTTCTTGGTTGTAGCATTAAAAACCAAGAGAGAATTCTTGTTTATGAGTATATGGCAAACAGCAGCCTAGACAAATTCTTATTTG gTAACAAACAAGGTTCCCTCAATTGGAAACAAAGGTGTGATATAATTTTAGGAACAGCAAGAGGGCTGGCCTGTCTTCATGAGGAATTCCACATTTCCATTATACATAGAGATATAAAGACTAGCAATATACTCCTTGATGATAATCTTCACCCCAAAATTGCTGATTTTGGATTGGCGCGGCTTTTGCCAGGGGATCGTTCTCATCTAAGCACTGGAGTTGCAGGAACATT GGGATACACAGCACCTGAGTATGCAATCCATGGTCAATTATCAGAAAAGGCTGATACCTACAGCTATGGAATTGTAGTCCTAGAAATCATAAGTGGTCGAAAGAGTACCGAAGTaaaggaagatgatgaagatggtgaaTACCTTCttaaaaaa TCATGGAAACTGCATGAGAGAGGCATGCACTTGGAGCTCGTGGACAAGGCCTTAGACCCTAATGACTATGATGGAGAAGAAGTGAAGAAAATGATAGAGATTGCTCTGTTGTGTACTCAAGCATCAGCTGGAATGAGACCAACAATGTCTGAAGTTGTAGTCCTCCTTCAAACCAGAAGCTTAGCGGAGCACCTGCAACCAACTATGCCTGTGTTTGTAGAAACGAATCTTAGGTCTCGTGAAGGCCACTCTACCTCAACTGGTTCCTCTACGTCTAATGCCACTGCCTCCTTTTCGGTTCTATCAGCTCGATGA
- the LOC11411229 gene encoding protein DJ-1 homolog D, producing MAPKRVLLLCGDFMEDYEGMVPFQALQAFGVSVDAVCPGKKSGDVCRTAVHILSGGQTYTETVGHNFTLNATFDEVDHTSYDGLWLPGGRAPEYLAHIPSVVELVTKFVKSGKEIACICHGHLILAAAGVVEGRKCTAFPPVKPVLVAAGAHWVEPDTMSTTVVDGNLITAPTYEGHPELLRHFLKALGGKISGSDKKILFICGDYMEDYEVKVPFQSLQALGCHVDAVCPSKKAGDTCPTAVHDFEGDQTYSEKPGHNFALTATFDDVDPSGYDALVIPGGRSPEYLSLNEAVIALVKHFMENKKPVASICHGQQILAAAGVLKGRKCTAYPAVKLNVVLSGATWLEPDPISRCFTDGNLVTGAAWPGHPEFIAQLMALLGIQVSF from the exons ATGGCTCCCAAAAGGGTTCTTCTCCTTTGCGGTGATTTCATGGAAGACTATGAA GGTATGGTTCCATTTCAAGCATTACAAGCCTTTGGTGTCTCCGTCGACGCTGTTTGTCCCGGAAAAAAATCCGGTGACGTTTGCCGCACCGCCGTCCACATTCTTTCCGGTGGCCAG ACTTATACTGAGACAGTTGGTCACAATTTTACACTCAATGCAACTTTTGATGAAGTTGATCACACAAGCTATGACGGGCTGTGGTTACCAGGAGGAAGGGCACCGGAGTATCTTGCTCACATTCCTAGTGTTGTGGAGCTGGTGACTAAGTTTGTTAAATCTGGAAAAGAAATTGCTTGCATTTGTCATGGCCATTTGATTCTGGCTGCTGCTGGTGTAGTTGAAGGTCGCAAGTGTACGGCTTTTCCTCCTGTCAAACCGGTATTGGTTGCGGCTGGTGCTCATTGGGTTGAACCTGACACCATGTCAACAACTGTGGTGGATGGTAATCTCATTACTGCACCTACTTATGAAGGGCATCCTGAACTTCTTCGCCATTTTCTAAAGGCATTAGGAGGCAAAATAAGTGGCTCTGATAAGAAAATCCTCTTTATTTGTGGG GATTACATGGAAGACTATGAGGTCAAGGTTCCCTTTCAGTCTCTTCAGGCTTTAGGTTGCCACGTTGATGCAGTTTGCCCCTCAAAGAAGGCTGGTGACACTTGCCCGACCGCTGTTCATGATTTTGAAGGAGATCAAACTTACAGTGAAAAGCCAGGACACAATTTTGCTTTAACTGCGACCTTTGATGATGTTGATCCTTCAGGTTACGACGCTCTTGTCATCCCTGGAGGTCGATCGCCTGAGTACTTGTCATTGAATGAGGCAGTTATTGCCTTGGTGAAGCATTTCATGGAGAACAAGAAGCCAGTTGCATCAATCTGCCATGGCCAACAGATTTTAGCTGCTGCTGGTGTTCTCAAG GGAAGGAAATGTACTGCTTATCCGGCTGTGAAGCTTAATGTGGTTTTGTCAGGAGCAACATGGCTGGAGCCTGACCCCATAAGTCGTTGTTTCACTGATGGAAATCTTGTTACCGGAGCTGCATGGCCAGGGCACCCTGAGTTCATTGCACAATTGATGGCACTACTCGGTATTCAAGTATCTTTCTAG
- the LOC11434378 gene encoding beta-catenin-like protein 1, producing the protein MEASTTTRNHSSKRKFNDTVSSSTNDIDLSLLEAIEKSQPTIDAVDNRTLKKLVLSFERRLKENIEARLKYPNQPERFADSELELHEELHKLKVLAGAPELYPDLVNLNVVPSIVDLLNHDNTDIAIDVVTLIQDLTDEDVLDENDEPAKVLVDALVDNSALELLVQNLHRLSEKDADENAAVYNTLATIENLIEVKPAVAEMVCEKTKLLKWLLGKIKVREFDSNKQYASEILAILLQSSTANQKKLGQMNGVDVMLQAVAMYKSKDPKSSDEEEMVENLFDCLCCLLMPLENKERFVKAEGVELMIIIMKQKKLAYASAIRALDFAMTNYPPACERFVDVLGLKTAFAAFMGKIPISKKNKKERYQEELEERIVSLVASLFGGILRGSRRERLLSKFVENECEKIDRLMELYIRYSDRVKAETERLDQIEFDDLEMDEDEKYNRKLESGLYTLQLVAVILGHIWCSEHSQMRGRIELLLKQNKLSKQHVKDILQEYHDNIGDLDGPEEKERAQTKIQKFLMAL; encoded by the exons ATGGAAGCATCCACCACCACCCGCAACCACTCATCCAAACGCAAATTCAACGACACCGTTTCATCCTCCACCAACGACATTGATCTCTCCCTTCTCGAAGCAATCGAGAAATCCCAACCCACAATCGACGCCGTCGACAACCGTACCTTAAAAAAGCTCGTCCTCTCCTTCGAACGCCGATTGAAGGAAAACATCGAAGCACGTCTCAAGTATCCAAATCAACCCGAACGTTTCGCGGATTCCGAATTGGAGCTCCACGAAGAGCTTCACAAGCTTAAAGTTCTTGCTGGAGCACCGGAGCTTTATCCGGATCTTGTTAACCTCAATGTTGTTCCGTCGATTGTTGATTTGTTGAATCATGATAATACTGATATTGCTATTGATGTGGTTACGTTGATTCAGGATTTGACTGATGAAGATGTGCTTGATGAGAATGATGAACCTGCTAAGGTTCTTGTTGATGCGTTGGTGGATAATAGTGCGTTGGAGCTGCTTGTGCAGAATTTGCATCGGTTGTCGGAGAAGGATGCGGATGAGAATGCTGCGGTTTATAATACGCTGGCGacgattgagaatttgattgaGGTGAAACCGGCGGTGGCGGAGATGGTTTGTGAGAAGACAAAGCTGTTGAAGTGGTTGTTGGGGAAGATTAAGGTTAGGGAATTTGATAGTAATAAACAGTATGCGTCGGAGATTTTGGCAATTTTGTTGCAGAGTAGTACTGCCAATCAGAAGAAATTAGGGCAGATGAATGGGGTGGATGTGATGCTTCAGGCGGTGGCAATGTATAAGTCGAAGGATCCGAAGAGTTCGGATGAGGAAGAGATGGTGGAGAATTTGTTTGATTGTTTGTGTTGTTTGTTGATGCCATTGGAGAATAAGGAAAGGTTTGTGAAAGCTGAAGGGgttgaattgatgataattattaTGAAGCAGAAGAAATTGGCGTATGCGTCGGCTATTAGGGCGCTTGATTTTGCTATGACGAATTACCCTCCGGCTTGTGAACgttttgttgatgttttggGATTGAAGACAGCTTTTGCAGCTTTTATGGGTAAG ATTCCCATCAGtaaaaagaacaagaaagaaCGGTACCAGGAGGAGTTAGAGGAGCGCATTGTGTCGCTTGTTGCTTCATTGTTTG GTGGAATCTTGAGGGGCTCTAGGAGAGAAAGATTATTAAGTAAATTTGTTGAAAACGAATGCGAGAAGATAGATAGGCTAATGGAACTATACATCAG ATATTCGGATAGAGTAAAAGCTGAAACTGAACGGTTGGATCAAATTGAGTTTGATGACTTGGAG ATGGATGAAGATGAAAAGTACAATCGTAAACTAGAATCTGGACTTTATACTCTTCAG TTGGTTGCTGTCATTTTGGGTCACATTTGGTGCTCCGA GCATTCGCAGATGAGAGGAAGAATTGAACTACTTCTCAAGCAGAACAAACTTAGTAAACAGCATGTCAAGGATATACTTCAG GAATATCATGACAATATTGGCGATCTTGATGGACCAGAAGAGAAGGAGCGAGCACAGACAAAGATTCAGAAGTTCTTAATGGCGTTATAA